A genomic region of Candidatus Bathyarchaeia archaeon contains the following coding sequences:
- the nikR gene encoding nickel-responsive transcriptional regulator NikR: MAKTRKTGKIVRISVTFPPDLLKDFDEVTSKMGYENRSKAVQDAVRLFISERKWLHEEKGLQAGVLMLLYDHEVRGLEDALTDVQHHYAGIISSTMHIHLTERDCLEAIAVKGDAAEIRRLSDELSSKRGVKILKTMIVSL; this comes from the coding sequence ATGGCAAAAACTAGGAAAACGGGGAAAATAGTGCGGATAAGCGTAACCTTTCCGCCAGATTTGCTGAAAGATTTTGATGAAGTTACCAGTAAAATGGGTTACGAAAATCGTTCTAAGGCTGTTCAGGACGCCGTTAGACTTTTTATCTCTGAACGTAAGTGGCTTCATGAGGAGAAGGGTCTCCAAGCTGGAGTTTTAATGCTTCTCTACGACCATGAGGTTAGGGGTCTGGAGGACGCCCTAACAGATGTGCAGCACCACTATGCTGGCATAATCTCCTCAACAATGCACATTCACCTAACCGAGCGGGACTGCTTAGAGGCTATAGCGGTTAAAGGCGACGCCGCTGAAATTCGACGATTAAGCGATGAACTGTCTTCGAAACGGGGCGTTAAAATTCTAAAAACAATGATTGTTTCGCTTTAA
- the nadA gene encoding quinolinate synthase NadA — protein MALAEKILQLKKEKKAVILAHNYQRPEVQDIADYVGDSIELSRKAMEEKEAEIIVFAAVDFMAESAAILNPEKKVLLPSAGARCPMAQMLTVDEIKRMRVLYPLVPLVLYVNTLASAKAYCDVCCTSANAVEVINALDAETVLFGPDHNLAEYVQEKTGKTIIPIPERGFCPTHLLFQPEEVQVLKADFPDAVVMVHPECTAEMRKIADFIGSTSQMCRYAKESNAETFIVATEEGLLHRLRKDNPGKRFILAYEGAVCPNMKLNTLERIYIALKEERHVVKVPEPIAGKARKALEKMFEITR, from the coding sequence ATGGCTCTTGCCGAAAAAATATTGCAGTTGAAGAAGGAGAAGAAAGCCGTCATTTTGGCTCACAACTATCAGAGGCCAGAGGTTCAAGACATCGCCGACTACGTAGGGGACAGCATAGAACTCAGCAGAAAAGCCATGGAGGAGAAGGAAGCCGAAATAATTGTTTTTGCAGCCGTTGATTTCATGGCTGAATCCGCAGCTATTTTGAACCCGGAAAAGAAGGTTTTGCTGCCCTCTGCTGGCGCCCGCTGCCCTATGGCTCAGATGCTCACCGTTGACGAAATTAAGAGGATGCGGGTGCTCTACCCCCTTGTGCCACTGGTCCTATACGTTAACACTTTGGCTTCTGCAAAGGCTTACTGCGATGTCTGCTGCACCTCCGCCAACGCTGTTGAAGTGATAAACGCCCTGGACGCTGAAACAGTTCTTTTTGGACCAGACCACAACTTGGCAGAATACGTGCAGGAAAAAACTGGTAAAACAATTATTCCAATTCCGGAACGGGGCTTCTGCCCAACCCATCTTCTCTTCCAACCGGAAGAAGTGCAGGTTCTAAAAGCTGATTTTCCAGACGCTGTTGTCATGGTTCATCCAGAGTGCACGGCTGAAATGCGGAAAATAGCCGACTTTATTGGGAGTACATCCCAAATGTGCCGTTACGCAAAGGAAAGCAACGCAGAAACATTTATTGTAGCCACCGAAGAGGGGCTTCTCCACCGTTTAAGGAAGGACAATCCAGGTAAACGTTTTATTTTGGCTTACGAGGGCGCTGTCTGCCCCAACATGAAGCTTAACACCCTTGAAAGGATTTACATAGCCCTTAAAGAGGAGAGACACGTGGTCAAGGTCCCAGAGCCCATAGCAGGCAAAGCAAGAAAAGCCCTGGAAAAAATGTTTGAAATAACACGTTAA